A window of Benincasa hispida cultivar B227 chromosome 9, ASM972705v1, whole genome shotgun sequence genomic DNA:
ctacatttaaaaattttaaactataaatcAGGATATAATGAAAACACActaatgttataatttatattattcaaatcacaaaatctaaaagtagttttttgaaagaaaaatttagtTGTCTGttaaatacatatttatttaactcATTTGTAttagaaaacataaaataaaatccgAAGCAAAGGAGGGACACCGAGTTGGGTAATATGAAgattaaaaatggaaaatgaaataaaatgagAACTCAAAGAGGCAAACGACGCGCTGGGATGGACCGTGGAgtttcaaattccaaattcaaacTTCCAACGAAACCATTGATGACGGCTCTAGAACTTTCCCTTTCCCAATCAATTCCAATACCAAAAACAGCGAATTATTTCCACCGTCGGATTCTCGGGGATTCATCACTTCCGATAATTTCTTCACGGTGCTCCGCTGTTTAATACCCACCCCCATTCAATTCCATCGCCTTCCTTCATAATTACAATTCCAATTCCAATTCCAATTCCAATCCCCAAAATTTCCTAACCCAACCCTTCTTCCTATTCCACTCTCCCCTTCGCCAAAATGTCTGAGCCTCAGATCGCCGCCTTGCCGTCCACCGAACAGGATTCTACCTCCCCCACGACGGATTCCCAAGCTGGAGATCTGCCTAAGGAGTCAACCAAATCACCCAAGTCTTTTAACACCTCGTTCAGTATTTGGCCGCCTTCACAACGCACCCGTGACGCCGTCATCAAACGCCTGATCGAGACGCTCTCGAACCCCTCTGTTCTCTCCAAGCGCTACGGCACTGTACCCCAAGACGAGGCCTCCGAAGCAGCTCGTCTTATAGAGGAAGAAGCCTATTCTTTTGCCGCAGGTAAAGCCACTGCTGACGACGACGGGATCGAGATCCTTCAACTATATTCTAGGGAGATCAGCAAGC
This region includes:
- the LOC120087124 gene encoding MFP1 attachment factor 1-like, encoding MSEPQIAALPSTEQDSTSPTTDSQAGDLPKESTKSPKSFNTSFSIWPPSQRTRDAVIKRLIETLSNPSVLSKRYGTVPQDEASEAARLIEEEAYSFAAGKATADDDGIEILQLYSREISKRTLETVKARAASDSTTENGSSPPVVSTTTNAETPSVEES